In the genome of Triticum urartu cultivar G1812 chromosome 5, Tu2.1, whole genome shotgun sequence, one region contains:
- the LOC125556127 gene encoding WRKY transcription factor WRKY76-like, whose translation MDTARRSPVCLDLMVGLPMVREPSPARCAGMRAEAHISSSACGRAASTTMTNGEARILEAKFTEVSEENRRLTEMIGYLYANNQNFGRQSPEGEGEQPASTAASPTSPVGKKRGRESPDTSDSGDANSDKKINMVEADHVDVESPLSNGTCRRIKVKKVCTRIDPSDTSLVVKDGYQWRKYGQKVTRDNPSPRAYFRCAFAPSCPVKKKVQRSAEDSSVVEATYEGEHNHPRPTRDGELPSCATQGGGSVPCSISINSSGPTITLDLTKNGGGVQVVEAGEAQPDLKKVCREVASPEFRAALVEQMARELTGDRKFTDALAAAILRKLPDY comes from the exons ATGGACACGGCGCGGCGCTCGCCGGTCTGCCTCGACCTCATGGTCGGCCTTCCCATGGTCCGCGAGCCGTCTCCGGCGAGGTGCGCCGGAATGAGAGCCGAAGCTCACATTTCTAGCTCGGCCTGTGGCAGAGCAGCTTCCACCACCATGACCAACGGCGAG GCCAGGATCCTGGAGGCCAAGTTCACGGAGGTGAGCGAGGAGAACAGAAGGCTCACCGAGATGATCGGCTACCTGTACGCTAATAACCAGAATTTCGGGCGACAGAGCCCCGAAGGCGAGGGCGAGCAGCCCGCGAGTACCGCCGCGTCGCCGACATCGCCGGTGGGCAAGAAAAGGGGCAGGGAGAGCCCAGACACGTCGGATTCCGGCGATGCCAACAGCGACAAGAAGATAAACATGGTCGAGGCCGATCATGTCGACGTCGAGAGCCCGCTGAGCAACGGCACTTGCCGGAGAATCAAGGTTAAGAAGGTCTGCACCCGGATCGACCCATCGGACACGAGCCTT GTGGTGAAAGATGGGTATCAATGGCGGAAGTACGGGCAGAAGGTCACACGAGACAACCCGTCCCCCAGAGCCTACTTCCGATGCGCCTTCGCACCGTCCTGCCCTGTCAAGAAGAAG GTGCAGAGAAGCGCGGAGGACAGCTCTGTGGTGGAGGCGACGTACGAGGGCGAACACAACCACCCGCGCCCCACGCGGGACGGCGAGCTGCCGAGCTGCGCAACGCAGGGCGGCGGCTCGGTGCCATGCTCCATCTCCATCAACTCCTCCGGCCCGACCATCACGCTGGACCTCACCAAGAACGGGGGAGGCGTGCAGGTCGTCGAGGCAGGGGAGGCGCAACCGGACCTGAAGAAGGTGTGCCGGGAGGTCGCGTCGCCGGAGTTCCGGGCGGCTCTGGTGGAGCAGATGGCCCGCGAGCTCACCGGCGACCGGAAGTTCACGGACGCGCTCGCCGCCGCGATCCTGCGGAAGCTGCCGGATTATTAG
- the LOC125556126 gene encoding WRKY transcription factor WRKY76-like translates to MCCFWTMGTAPVCLDLMVGRPMDREPSLARCTGSRTEAGIASSACSRAPSMTNDEAKILEAKLTQVSEENRRLTEMIAYLYGNQVARQSPDGEGQQPASTAGSPTPPAGRKRSRDSMDASHSCDVEISNRNVGTGEAEHVDVDSPLSNGTCRRIKVKKVCTRIDPSDTSLVVKDGYQWRKYGQKVTRDNPSPRAYFRCAFAPSCPVKKKVQRSAEDSSVVEATYEGEHNHPRPTRAGELPGCTTQGGGSVPCSISINSSGPTITLDLTKNGGGVQVLDAGEAQPDMKKVCREVASPEFQRALVEQMARELTGDQKFTDALAAAILRKLPDY, encoded by the exons ATGTGTTGCTTCTGGACCATGGGCACGGCGCCGGTCTGCCTCGACCTCATGGTCGGCCGTCCCATGGACCGCGAGCCGTCTCTGGCGAGGTGCACCGGAAGCAGAACCGAAGCCGGCATTGCTAGCTCGGCCTGTAGCAGAGCACCTTCCATGACCAACGACGAG GCTAAGATCCTGGAGGCGAAGCTGACGCAGGTGAGCGAGGAGAACCGGAGGCTCACGGAGATGATCGCCTACCTTTACGGCAACCAGGTCGCGCGCCAGAGCCCCGACGGCGAGGGCCAGCAGCCCGCCAGCACGGCCGGGTCGCCCACGCCGCCGGCGGGGAGAAAGAGGAGCCGGGACAGCATGGACGCCTCGCATTCTTGCGATGTGGAAATTAGCAACAGGAACGTAGGCACGGGCGAGGCCGAGCATGTCGATGTGGACAGCCCGCTGAGCAACGGCACTTGCCGGAGAATCAAGGTCAAGAAGGTCTGCACCAGGATCGACCCATCGGACACGAGCCTC GTGGTGAAAGATGGGTATCAATGGCGGAAGTACGGGCAGAAGGTGACACGGGACAACCCGTCCCCAAGGGCCTACTTCCGATGCGCCTTCGCGCCTTCCTGCCCTGTCAAGAAGAAGGTGCAGAGGAGCGCGGAGGACAGCTCGGTGGTGGAGGCGACGTACGAGGGCGAGCACAACCACCCGCGCCCCACGCGGGCCGGCGAGCTGCCGGGCTGCACCACGCAGGGCGGCGGCTCGGTGCCGTGCTCCATCTCCATCAACTCCTCCGGCCCGACCATCACGCTGGACCTCACCAAGAACGGGGGAGGCGTGCAGGTCTTGGATGCGGGGGAGGCGCAGCCGGACATGAAGAAGGTGTGCCGGGAGGTCGCGTCGCCAGAATTCCAGAGGGCGTTGGTGGAGCAGATGGCCCGCGAGCTCACCGGCGACCAAAAGTTCACCGACGCACTCGCCGCGGCGATCCTGCGGAAGCTGCCGGATTATTAG